In the Glycine max cultivar Williams 82 chromosome 6, Glycine_max_v4.0, whole genome shotgun sequence genome, CGTATTTCATAGGAAGGGAATGGTATATATTAAAGATGCTAACCATTATGAAAATTCAGGAGAGATCAAATTTTGAAACATGTtaccattgatgaagaaggatGTTGTTGTGTTCTGTGCATCCAATTAGGGGAGGGCCTAATAGGGTTGGACTCAAAAGGTTTAAAATTGGAAGAGGACACAGGTGTTATCTTCAGGGAGAATGGGTTTGGTCTTTTAATCCCTATCATCTACAGCAATATCAAAAGATTAAGGCTCAAATAAGCCATTTGTTTCAAATTGTATTAGTTTGTAGTTATAACAAATTCCAATGAAAAAAATCTAATCAGAAAAGCTAAATTATCAAAAATCAATATAactatgaaaagaaaagatatatatGAACAATTCAATGAACAAAATTATTGAGATATATGGACAAAATTGATGTAAAACACTAccttataaaaattgaatagttgaaatagttaaattaatcatttgagaGTAGAAATTGTAAATACCTTCTCTAGTCTCTTAGAAACATAGGTTTCGGTTGAATAGGGCTCTAACGAGGAATGAGGCACAATTGTTGATGAAGTCCTTGAGGAGACACTCACCTACACAATTCAAGCCAAGCCTTTTCTTATTCCACATGAAGAGAATGAGCGAGCTGAAAGATGTCAATCATTATGAAAACTCAAGAGAGATCAAACTTTAAAACATtaccattgatgaagaaggatgttgttgttgatgctGTTGTGTTTTCTGCACACAATTCGGGAAGGGCATGATAGTGTTGGACGCACAAGGCAATGTTGATGCAAAAGTCATTCCGGTATTCATCCCAATTTTCTTcttcacaaatttaaaatcatggGGAGCCCGTAACTGGGGCCCACTTACATGCCCCAAAACTAGAGCCTCATGCCTGCCAGCATCAGATCCACCATTGTTTGCAATTGAAGCAGTGCTTAAAGGAAATGAATTTGGAGAAGGTTGATTGGAGTTATGAAATTTTAGAAATTGAAGATGCTTATCATAAGGGATATCGGAATTGGATGATGATGCACTTGTGGCTATTATAGCTGCCTTCTCCTTTTGTTCTTGTTCAAGTCTAAACTTTTCAAGCTGTGCCACTCCAAGTCCTCTTTGTGGCACCAATTTTGGGTATGGAATTTTGCATGGTCTTCCAATAGGTCttctaccaccaccaccaattcTATTATATTTTGGGGTTTCATCTTCTTCACCCATCGATTATTTCTTCCTTGTAACACACATACACACCCTACAAAGCAAATGTGTTATAAGTTACTACAAggcaaataaagaatagaacaAGGTGTCAATGTCacttattatatatactattatGTAAttgcataataattaaaaaactaatttactcTATCAGTACATatactatttattaaaatactttacACTTTAGGTTCTTTATTATCAAGTATCTTCTTAACACCAggtgtattatatatatagttggtAGAACAAATAGAAGGATCATACATGGTGGAGAAAATTAACGAAGGTGATGAATAATGATGACATTGATGTGCAACATTGCAGTTTCTCTACAATTAGAAGGTAAGCTAAAGCAACATTGAACGACATGAATGGGAAGGGATGAGAAGATgacagagaaattaattaaagtaattactaTGTTCCCATACACATTCAATGGTCTTTCTTTCTGCATTAAATGCATCATGCATGCAGAcgaatttcatttaatattgttattatatatatatatatatatatatatatatatatatatatatatatatatatatatatatacttcttaATTGATTGTCCCCGCTATAGTTTTTATaatcctttttatttaaatttatttatttatggtttCAACTCTCTATGTATAAATAATTCTTCATAAAGCAATGAATGTTGATTAAATGACAATCAACTTGGTTCTTCTTAATAAATTAAgtgttgaatttgaattttgtaactgtaaatttataataataaatttgagaatTCATTCCCATGTTTGTAACACACAAAGTGATTCAAGAGATACTCTCAAGGCTCAAAGTACACTTGTGGTTTACAAAGAGGTTTAGATGACATATGTCATGATATGTTGCTTCGTAAATATTTTGTTCGAATTTGAATCATAATTATTGCAAataatcaacttaattttataaaatcaacgTCTATTCaataattgaattataatttactACTATTATCTTTTTATGCAATTTAGCTAAAGTAATATATGAACATATGAATGGAAAGGGAGGGGAAGATGACctagagaaattaattaaagtaattattatgttcccgtttaattgtaatatttaatcCCCTAGTCTTATAAATTGGTGATTTTGATCCTCCTAAtagattattaacaaataattatgattaattgagttattaagtgaactataaattaatcaaaactattaattattaaaaaatgacaactaaaaattattaatcctaATTTTCCATAATATTGTGTTCTTTTTTTCCGCCACAAACACTACTTCTACCTCACTATCACAAGTGACTCCATCGATAGTAACACCACATTAGGATTAattgtcttttaatttatactatttttatattaaaatagaccagaattattaaa is a window encoding:
- the LOC102670287 gene encoding uncharacterized protein, whose amino-acid sequence is MGEEDETPKYNRIGGGGRRPIGRPCKIPYPKLVPQRGLGVAQLEKFRLEQEQKEKAAIIATSASSSNSDIPYDKHLQFLKFHNSNQPSPNSFPLSTASIANNGGSDAGRHEALVLGHVSGPQLRAPHDFKFVKKKIGMNTGMTFASTLPCASNTIMPFPNCVQKTQQHQQQHPSSSMVSVSSRTSSTIVPHSSLEPYSTETYVSKRLEKMIGIKRPNPFSLKITPVSSSNFKPFESNPIRPSPNWMHRTQQHPSSSMLGVNPRTSSTIVPQSLLEPPSNQNYIGSYVSKRKEEKMIWTKQPKPFSMDIPPVSSSNSKPLTFPNPPMSSSNFKPLTFPNPPMSSSNFKPLTFLAPMKASESNSCISGRRFNLDFGNSTIREIPSVSATNSELISKKNKKGKKNIGGDFLTVAPPTECSCSKLKSPSGFVPFRHQGKMKYQVPPPSRYNQTNRQQHWYNVIPSSAKVAQIGQQSDRFQNCNVVGESVDLDLSLKL